The genomic region TTCATCGATCTGACGATGACCAGGACCGACCGCGACGAGGTGGGCGAGCGGTTCGGCACCATGGCTGCGCCGATGCACAACTTTTTCCGCTGCAAACGGAATGGTGATGCCCTTCAGATCTGGCCCCTTGAGCACGACGCGCTCGAGAAGGGGCTGAAGGATGGGACGTTCAAGCTGGGGCACGCGGAGCACGGCAAGGAGAAGAAGGTCGTGCTGACGGCGTCGACCGAGGACCTGCAGGCGTTCTTCAAGGCCAACGCCGAGCACAAGGACCTGTGGGGCGACATCGGAACGCTCAAGCGGAAGGCGGCGAAGAAGTAAGCGGGTGGCTCGGAGCGCGCGGGCCTACAGCCCAGCCCGCTCGCGGATCAGCTTGTCCATCGTGGGCGGCACAGGCATCGCGCTCAGGCGGGACTGTTTGACCAGTGCGAATGACGCGAAGTGCTTGTCCGCCTTGAGCTCGGCGAGCGTGACCGGCGTCATCGCAGCTTTGACGGGCTTGAGGTCAACTACGGCGAACTTGGGCGATCCCTCTGGCGTGAGGCCGGGGCGATCAGGGTCCTCGTACGGGTTGCTTACCGCTTTCGCGAGACCGACCACGGCCTTCTCGTCCCCGGTGTGGTAGACGAGCACTTCGTCGCCCTTCCTGATCGAGCGGATCGCCTGCAAGGCCGCGGGGTTGGAGACACCTGACCAGCAGGTCTTCCTGTCTGTGACGAGGTCGGCGAAGCTGTACTCGCCGGGCTCTGTCTTGAGCAGGAAGGTTGGCATGGGCTGAGTCTAAGCGCAACGAAAAGGGCCCGCCTTGCGGCGGGCCCTGGGAAGAAGCTCAGGTCAGGTCAGCGGATCAGCAGTTGCCGCCGCCCAGGACGCGGAAGAAGGCCTCGATGTCCTGGTCGGTGCCGGCGTCGCCGTCGGCATTGAAGTCGGACCCGAGGTGCCAGCAGGTCTGGCAGCAGGTGCCGCCGATGCAGGCGAAGAAGGCCTCGATGTCCTGGTCGGTGCCGGTGTCACCGTCGCCGTTGTAGTCGGCGGTGCCGCAGGTGGCGGGGCAGGGGTTCTGGGCGGGCACGTTGTTGACGGTCCGCGTGGTATTGCCGGTGCCGATGGTGGAGCCGGCGACGCTCACGGCCACCGTGCCGTTGGCGTTCTCGATACCGACAGTGGCGCCGCTGATGGCGGCCGCCGCGACGGTGCCGTAACGGAACTCAACGTGGCCGGTGCCCTCGTGCAGCACGGCCTGGAAGGTGCTGCTGTTGTTGGGGGTGATGTTCCACTCGGTCACGTTGTTCCACTCGACGGTGAAGCGGCGGTTGGGGGCCACGCCGTCGGTGCGGTAGTAGCAGTCGCCCTGGTCAGCGAGGTCGTAGTCGTTCCAGGCGACGTAGATGGCGTTGTTGGGCACGTTGGCGTTGGGGATGGCGCCGTTCTGGTAGGAGACGTTCGCCGTTGTGCCGAACTGCAGGTAGCCGTTGGAGTGGATGTGCACCGAGCCGTAGTTGGTGCCGTAGAAGGGGAACGAGAAGGGCAGGCCGACCTGCTGCGAGCACTCATCGCAACCGCTGACGGTCGCGGCGGCGGTGGTGCCTGCCTGGCCGACGATGGTCGCGAAGCCCGAGCCGGTGCTGGTGATGGTGTAGGTGGCTGCTCCGCAGTTGCTGGCGTCGCCGCGGTAGGTGCCGCCGGCCTGGGTGCACTGGTAGGCGCTCTGGATGGAGCAGTTGCCAGCGATG from Phycisphaerales bacterium harbors:
- a CDS encoding EVE domain-containing protein; this encodes MPTFLLKTEPGEYSFADLVTDRKTCWSGVSNPAALQAIRSIRKGDEVLVYHTGDEKAVVGLAKAVSNPYEDPDRPGLTPEGSPKFAVVDLKPVKAAMTPVTLAELKADKHFASFALVKQSRLSAMPVPPTMDKLIRERAGL